The following are encoded together in the Chlorocebus sabaeus isolate Y175 chromosome 20, mChlSab1.0.hap1, whole genome shotgun sequence genome:
- the C1QB gene encoding complement C1q subcomponent subunit B, with translation MMMKILWGSIPVLMLLLLLSLLDVSWAQGSCTGPPAIPGTPGIPGTPGSDGQPGTPGIKGEKGLPGLAGDHGEFGEKGDPGIPGNPGKVGPKGPMGPKGGPGAPGAPGPKGESGDYKATQKIAFSATRTVNTPLRRDQTIRFDHVITNMNNNYEPRSGKFTCRVPGLYYFTYHASSRGNLCVKLMRGRERPQKVVTFCDYAYNTFQVTTGGMVLKLEQGENVFLQATDKNSLLGMEGANSIFSGFLLFPDVEA, from the exons ATGATGATGAAGATCCTGTGGGGCAGCATCCCGGTACTGATGTTGCTCCTGCTCCTGAGTCTGCTCGATGTCTCCTGGGCCCAGGGCAGCTGTACCGGGCCCCCAGCCATCCCTGGCACCCCGGGTATCCCTGGGACACCTGGCTCCGATGGCCAACCTGGGACCCCAGGGATAAAAGGAGAGAAAG GGCTTCCGGGGCTGGCTGGAGACCATGGTGAGTTCGGAGAGAAGGGAGACCCAGGGATTCCTGGGAATCCAGGAAAAGTCGGCCCCAAGGGCCCCATGGGCCCTAAAGGCGGCCCAGGAGCCCCTGGAGCCCCAGGCCCCAAAGGTGAATCGGGAGACTACAAGGCCACCCAGAAAATCGCCTTCTCTGCCACAAGAACCGTCAACACCCCCCTGCGCCGGGACCAGACCATTCGCTTCGACCACGTGATCACCAACATGAACAACAACTACGAGCCCCGCAGTGGCAAGTTCACCTGCAGGGTGCCCGGCCTCTACTACTTCACCTACCACGCCAGCTCTCGAGGGAACCTGTGTGTGAAGCTCATGCGTGGCCGGGAGCGCCCACAGAAGGTGGTCACCTTCTGTGACTACGCCTACAACACCTTCCAGGTCACCACCGGCGGCATGGTCCTCAAGCTGGAGCAGGGGGAGAACGTCTTCCTGCAGGCCACCGACAAGAACTCACTACTGGGCATGGAGGGTGCCAACAGCATCTTCTCCGGGTTCCTGCTCTTTCCAGATGTGGAGGCCTGA